AAACACAATAATGGCACCAATCGTTCCGTAGTTGTCCCAAGCTGATCCAAAGTATTTCAGATAGTAAGAAAACAACTGCGATAACCCCAGCAAACCAATACTAGTAATAATGGTTCCTGTTATTATGTAATAAAATTTTAGATGAATATTGGGTAAAAAATAATATAAAGCAAAAACGATCATCAACATTATAACAATTGCGAATGGCCATTTCCAACGTATAAAGACATCAATAATTGTTGACTTCACGCGTAGCAACGGCATCAGCCAATTTAAAAAAATTTGACCAAATGTAAACGTTACAATTGCCGCCACACCAATCAACAATAACATTAAAGTCATTAAGAATGCGAAACCACGTCGGATTATATAATTTATAAATGTTTGCTTAACAAATAAATTATTAATATCCAAGCCATAAGCTTCATTCATCGTCATTTGAACGATATTTAAACCTCGAGAAATCGCCCAGATAGCTACGACAATACCAACTGATAAGACACCTTTATTAGAATTGGACAGGACTTTAACTATCGTCGGCAAGAAATAATGGTGCAAGTCATCTGGCAAAATGAATTCAATATAACTAATCACTGTCGGTTTATCTAAGTGCAATAGTGGAATCAAATTTCCAACAACAATGACTGCTGGAAATAATGACAACAGGATATAATAAGTGATTGCTTTTGAAGCCATAGGAACATTTGAGTCACTCACTGCTTGAGTAACGTATTTAACAAAGCCAATAAACTTTTGTTTCTTAGTTATTGATTGCCGAAATAGCGGTACCCGCTGTTGTTTTTCTTCCATTATTTATTTCCACCATTTTAAAGTAAGTATTTAGCATCATATTCAGGATCTTGGGATGTCAAAATCTTAGGACCATCTTTTGTAATAGCAATGGTATGTTCATATTGCGCTGAATCGGTTCCGTCGGCAGAAACAAAATATTCCCAGCCATCAGCTTTCACAAACTTATCTTTGATCTCCCAAGTACCTAAATTAACCATTGGTTCGATTGTAATTGTCATACCCTCACGCAAGCGCAATCCTTGTCCAGGTTCGCCGTAATGAGGAACGTTAGGAGCTTCATGCATTGATGGTTGAATTCCGTGACCAATCAAATCACGAACGTCACCCATATGATTTTCATCTTCAACGTAGTGTTGGATTGCATAACCGATATCGCCTAATCTGTTGCCAATTACGGCTTGATCAATTCCTAAGTAAAGTGCCTTGTGTGTCACATCCATGAGTTTTTGATCTTCAGCTGAAATATCGCCAACTGCATAGCACCAGCAAGAATCACTTTCATAACCATTGAGGTTAACTGTCATATCAACCTTTAGGACGTCGCCATTTTTCAAGATCAAATTCTTACGAGGAATCCCATGAGCAACTTCATCATTAACACATACACAAGTTGCATACTTGTACCCTTCGAAGCCTTTTTCTGATGGACGACCACCGTGTGAAACGATATAGTCGTTAGCAAAATTTTCGATTTCCATTGAAGAAATTCCTGGTTTGATAATATCACGCAAACCAATATGTGTGTTAGCCAATAATTCTCCTGACTTACGCATTCCTTCTATTTCTCTTGCAGATTTTAGTGTAATCACTTTTTAACATGTCCCTTCAAAAAAATGTTAGTTTTATTATAACATTGCGAGGTTTCTTAATTTGATGGTCGGTGATATTAATTTTTGCTATAATATCTAAAGATTAAATAATGAGGCGACAATTATATGACAAAAGTAAAAATTGTCTTTGCCAGTATTACTGGTAACGACGAAGATATTGGTTACGTTTTGACTGAGAAATTCGAGGATTTAGGTTGTGACGTAGACATGAGCGAGGTTTCACAGACAGATGCCGAGGATTTCGAAGATGCTGACATTTGTATCGTTGCTAGCTACACTTACGATCAAGGAATCGTCCCCGATGAAGCTTTAGACTTTTATGACGATATGCAGGACCTCGATTTAAGTGGAAAAGTCTATGGCGTCTGTGGCTCCGGAGATACTTTTTATGAAGATTTTTGCCGAGCCGTCGATGAATTCGGACAGGTCTTTGACAAAGTTGGTGCTACTCGTGGAGCGGAACCTGTGAAAGTCGAACTCGATCCTGAACAAGATGACATCGACCACTTAGACACATTTGCCGAGCAAATCTATAAAAAGGCTCAAGAAATGGATTTCTAAAATGGACTTCTTAAAAAAATATCGCAACTTTGCAGTCTATTGCCTCTTTGGATTTCTGGCATCTTTATTGAATATTGTCATTTTTGACTTATCACACAATTATTTCCACATTACCCTGTGGATTGCCAATACAATTGCTTGGTTCATTTCCAATTTCTTTTCATTCTTCGTAACCAAGATTTTTGTTTTCAAATCCAAACTAGAGAATATTAGGAAACTTTTGAAAGAAGGAGTATTTTTCCTAGTGTCACGCATATTCTCATTAGTGTTCGACGATATCTTCATGATTGTTGCCGTACTAATTTTCCCATGGAATAACTTAATTATTAAAGCCATCGACCAATTGATCGTCGGAATCTTTAATTACTTCTCTTCCAAACTAATTTTCAATTATCAAAATCGTCACTTAATTGAACGATTAAAAAATCTTAAAGCCAAACGAAAAAGCCGGAATGAAATCTAATTCCGACTTTTTTTATAGTTTGATTAAATATCCCGTCCTCCGCAACAAATTCGGACTGAATAACGATTCTATAATTTATTTGTTTCTAATATTTTAAACTTAACTATTTAAACTCATCAGGTTTTTGAGTCGTCTGTTTAAAGTAATAACTCATTGCATCAAGAATTCTTTCTGAGGCTTTACCGTCACCATAAGGATTTTTAGCATTAGCCATACGGTCATACTCATCCTTGTTAGTAATCAGATTAGTCATTTCCTTTTCAACAACGTCAGCGTCTGTTCCGACTAATTTCAAGGTTCCTGCTTCGACACCTTCAGGACGTTCTGTTGTGTCACGCAAAACTAGAACTGGTTTACCTAATGAAGGAGCTTCTTCTTGCACACCACCGGAATCGGTCATGATGAAATAACTTCTGGAAGCAAGATTGTGAAAATCAACAACATCTAATGGTTCGATCAAATGGATTCGATCAACGCCACCAAGAATATCCTTAGCGGTCTGTTGAACAACTGGATTCAAGTGTACCGGATAAACTAATTCAATATCGTCATGCTTGGCAACAACTTTTTTCATTGCCTTGAAGACTTGTTTCATCGGTTCGCCTTGATTTTCACGACGGTGCATTGTGATTAAGATCATTTTCTTATCAGGATCGATGACATCCAAAATATCATGATGATAATCTTTATGAACGGTACTCTTCAAAGCATCAATTGCAGTATTACCAGTTACAAATATATTTTCGCCATGATGATTTTCTTTCAACAAATTGGCCTTACTCTCATCAGTTGGAGCAAAGTATAAGTCAGTTAGATCATCGGTCATTTGACGATTCATTTCTTCTGGCCATGGTGAATACTTGTTCCAAGTTCTTAAACCAGCTTCAACATGTCCAATCCGTGTTTGATGATAGAAGGCTGACAAAGCAGCACTAAAGGTTGTGGTCGTATCGCCGTGAACTAGAACAATATCAGGATTTTCCTTCTCAATGATACTATCTAACTCCTTTAAAACGAGTCCAGTAATACCACTGAGAGTTTGACGTTCCTTCATTATATTCAAATCATAATCTGGTTTGATTTTAAATATTTCTAGAACGGAATCTAACATTTCACGATGTTGGGCAGTAACAACAGTTACTGTCTCGAAACGGTCACTGTTTTGCTTCAATTTCAAAACTAGTGGTGCCATTTTTATTGCTTCAGGTCTTGTACCAAAGACTGTCATAACTTTAATTTTATCCAAAATTATCACCTCAATAAATTACCTACAGTATATCAAAGATAACTTTATTAATATACTACAAGTGGTATACGTCTAGCTTTTCTTTGAATCTAACCTGCAATTTTTTACTATATTAAAATTAATAGATATATCTGCTCTCTTAAATGTCATTTTCTGAAACTTTTTGAGTATAATATAAGTATTATGATAAATATACCTTTTCTAATAATCCTCAGTGTTTTAACTATCTTAGTCGCCTTTTTCATGGTCATTGCCATTTATAATACTTTTATCAAATCAACCACTAAAAAGTATTGGTGGTTGATTCTGATTGGCCTAGCAATCCTCTATATGATAGCGTTTTACATCTATTTTCACATCCAATAGTGGGTTTACAGAAATACTTTGTTAAAAAAAGTATTAATTTTAGTGGTTTTGAGTTAGAATTATCAATGTATTCGAAAATGAATTTTATGGAGGTTTATCGATGGTTTTAACAAACGGTAACGAAATTTTCAATAACGCCCGTAAAGGCAAGTATGCTGTTGGTGCTTTTAACATCAACGACTTGGAATGGACACGCTCAATTTTGGCTGCTGCCCAAGAAACACAAACACCTATCTTGGTTCAAACATCAATGGGTGCTGCTAAGTACATGGGTGGATACGAACTATGTCTACACCTAGTACAAGACACAATCAAGAACATGGGTATCACTGTTCCAGTTGTTATGCATTTGGATCATGGTAACTATGAAGCTGCTAAGGAATGTATCGAAGTTGGATATAACTCAGTTATGTTCGATGGACATGACTTACCATTCGACGAAAACCTTGCAAAGACAAAGGAAATCGTTAAATTAGCTCATGCTAAGAATATCTCTGTTGAAGCTGAAGTTGGTTCAATCGGTGGTACTGAAGATGGTATCGTTGGTTTAGGTGAATTAGCTGATGTTGAAGAAGCTAAGACTCTTGACGCTACTGGTGTTGACTACCTAGCTGTTGGTATTGGTAACATTCATGGTGTTTACCCATCAAACTGGAAGGGCTTAAGCTTTGACCGTCTTAAGGAATTAGCTGACGTTATTTCTACTCCACTTGTATTGCATGGTGGTTCAGGTATTCCTAAGGAACAAATCATCAAGGCTGTTTCAATGGGTATCTCAAAGGTTAACGTTAATACTGAATTACAACTTGCATTCGCTAAAGCAACACGTCAATACATCGAAGACAAGAAAGACTTAGATGTTGATGCTAAGGGTTATGACCCACGTAAGTTGCTTGCACCTGGTGCTAAGGCTATTACTGATACAACTATCGAACGTATCAAGTGGTTCGGTACACCATCAATCAAGGCTTAATTTAATTAATAAATCAAAAGACAAGGACTTTGGTCCTTGCCTTTTTTTGTGGGGAAAATTAAGCAAATAAATTGTAATTTCCGCACTATTGTGAAATTTATTATTGTTATAAAAAATGATAAATTTAAAAATATTTACCCTTTCATCCCTTGGAACAACAATCTCTTTGAATATTCCAATACGATATATACAGGTTTATATCTTGTGATATTCACAAGTATTTGATACACTGTGCTTGTACCAATAAAGAAAGCGCTGACATAGAAAGGAGGGGCTTGTATAGCAACTTTTAAATCCAGAATAGGTTTAAAGTCTATCTATGCCTCCCGTATAGAAAGAATCATATACATATCTATGGACTAGATGCTTATTCTAGATACTTAGTTGATTTTAAATGTAACTTCCCAAATTACATTCGGATAGAAGTACTCATTTCTTAAATTTGCCCAAGGATTTAACTCCCAGACCAGATCTCCCCTAGTCGTTAGATACCCATCATCTAATGACAAATTATTAATTTCTTAACTTCTATCCTTAAAATCAACTACATATAAAAAAGAGTAGCCAGGTTCCCCGCCTAGCTGCTCTTTTTTAAGTTGGCTTCATAATTAAGCACTTTACCTTCAATCGTCATTTTGTTTCGACCGCTATTCTTAGATTCATACAAGTAATCATCCACTCGCTTGAAAACATCATTGAATGAACGATCCTCTTTTTTCAACACCGTTATACCAAAGGATAACGTTACGTCCAAACGGCTATCTTGAATAAATAAAGGTATATCTTTTAAAGCCTTATTGATTTGATTAACAATATTTTTAGCATCCTCGAGGTTCTTATCTCTTAATAAGATAATAAATTCTTCTCCTCCATAACGAAAGAGCTGACCTTTACTACCATCCAAATGCAATTCACGTTCGACTAAATGCGCCACGTGTCTTAAAACCTCATCACCAATTTCATGTCCATAACGATCGTTAAAATTTTTAAAACGATCAATATCAAACATAACCACTGTCAAGGTCTTTGAACTGTTTGAAAATTCATCGTAAACTTCCTTTTTGAATACAAATCGAAATAGCATTGGCTGACTGAGCTACTTCATGTTTACTGAACAATTGAGCTCCTAAAACCTTTCTCGTATCCTTATCATATACCAGATAAATCGTTAGCATATCCGTTGTAGGCATATACTCAGGACGATAGTAATCATGATAAACCACCTGATCAGCATTCATCCCATTAGCTAAGGCACTCTTTAAAGTTAAGCCCGTCTCTGCCAAAGTATAACCAAATATCTCCATTGCAGTTGTTGCTTGAGTTCCCATGTATTTACGAATATTGCCAAAGACATTGATTCCTGCTAAAGTTCCTTGACGTACAGCACTCGATGCCAATGGAATATATTGCATTTCACCAGTTGGATTGAACTTAACAGCACAAGAATCCCCTGCTGCCAAAATATCGGGATCTGACGTCTGCATATAGTCATCAACTAAAATAGCACCATAACCATTCATCTGAACCTGACCGCGTAACAAATCAGTATTAGCGAAGAAACCAGTACAAACAATCACCAAGTCGGCTTTGAATTCATGTCCAACTTTAGTCTTGATTGTCAATTGATTTCCATCTTCAATCTCTGATACACGTTCTCCTAAAGCAACTTTGACATCATGTTCTTTTAATTTATCAATGATTGTCTGTGATAAAGGTTTATCAACGTAATTATTTAAAATCTGATCACGCGACTGAATCAAGGTAACTTCATGGACCGTATTGGCATAACTTTCAGCCAATTCAACTCCAACATATCCAGCTCCAACAATTGCAATGCTTGGATAGTTTAAAGCTGATTCATAGATCTTTTTAGCTTGATCATAACTCTTGCATAACAAAACACGAGGATTATCCATGCCGCCGATTGGTGGTACACCAACTTCTGAACCAGTTGTCATAATCAGCTTGTCGTAAGTATCCTCAAATATTTCTTCTGTATTTAAATCTTGAACAACTATTTTTTTATTTTTTGAATCAATTTTAATAACATTGTGTTTCATCTGAACTTTGGCGCCATAACCCTCTAGTGTGGTTGGATCAGCATAAAACATATCCTCTAGATGATTAACGATTCTTCCTAAATATAAGGCGATTCCGCATGATAGAAACGCAATATTATCATCACGTTCATAGACTGTCACTTCTGTATCCGGATGCTTTTTTAAAATTTGTTCTACAGCAGCCGTTCCAGCATGTGTACATCCGACAACGATAACTTTCATTAGTCGGTTCCTCCTCTATTGTACCCAGTTAAATATTATCTAAAAAAACACTTAGTTGTATTATATCAATATATTAAATATTTGTTATGTTATAAATGGAATTTTTAGATTTTCAATATCGGTAACTTAAGATGATTTATTTGTAATATAATGATAAGTGTATTGACTTTTTTAAATTAGTTGGTGATTAAACTATGAACAAAATAAAATATTCAAATGACACAAATTCTGATATTTACAAAGATAGTATAAAGATAAGAGAAATCGTTTTTGTTGAAGAACAAAATGTTCCTAAAAGTATTGAAATAGATGATGATAAAGTTAACTGCACTTATTTCACACTCTATTCAGATGAAAAGCCAGTCGCTACAGCTCGTTTTCAAGTTACATCTGACAATGGAATCCACATTCAACGAGTGGCGGTTTTAAAAGACTACCGTCAAAAACACCTAGGATCATTTTTACTGAAATATATTTTTAAATATGCTCAAGAGCACAACTTCAATTACGTTATTTTAGGCGCTCAAGATCATGCTCAAGCTTTCTATAAAAAACTTGGCTTTAAAGTCATTGGACAACAGTATCGTGAAGCTGGAATCTTTCATCATGACATGCGACTCAATTTATTGTAGAATCTTCATGGCATTTCTCACTTATTTGTTCAAGAAACGTATTAATAAAGGAGTTCATTATGTATAGATACTTTATTCAACCTCAACTCGATAAGGTGAATAATTCTTTAATTGGTTATGAATTATTGATGAAAGAGAAGAAACCTGAAGGCTGGCGTCCTCCGCTCAACTTTTCAGACGTTCCTTCACACTTAATGGCAAAAGTTTTAATTGCTACAACCAAAATCTTATCTTTAAAAATTGGCTCCGTCTCTGTGAATATCAATCGTAACCAACTAATGGACGAAGAAGTTAGGGCTGCGATTATTGAGGCTCAACAAATTTTACGTCCCTTACGTTTAGTAGTTGAATTAACGGAAGATACTCCTAATCAAAATTGGTCTAACGAAGAATACATTTCCCTAATCAAAGATTTTATCGATCACGGAATGGACTTTAGTTTGGACGATTGCGGTACTGGTACTAATCAGATGGATCAAATCAAAGATATGATTCCTTTAGCTTCAGAAATTAAATTTGCTATTCAAAATTTTGGAGAAAAATTACGTGATCCCGATATAGAAAGCAAAGTTATCTTTTGGAGAGATATTTGTCGCAAAGAAAACATTCGCTTTATTCTTGAAGGAATCGAAGACGAAAAAGATGACAAATTAGCTGATAATTTGGGCATCGACTTACGCCAGGGTTACTTTTATGGCAAACCTAGACTATTGAAGTTGAAGGCTGATGACGATAAATTCTAATATACAAAATGGATATAGTTTTTAAATGAAAAATAGTATAAACTAAAAAATCCCCCTGTAAAGATTAAAGTGCTTCATAATTGTTAGACAAGAAATCTAACAGTTATGGAGCGCTTTTTATATGGTTAAATACAGTTCAAAATTAAAGGCAGAGGTTGTTGGTGAATACCTCCAAGGTAGAACCAGCATGCAAAGTCTCTCAGAGAAACATAATTTACCTAAACGGCAAGTCAGTTTCTGGATTCAAAAATATCGCTTAAGCGGCGTAGACTCGCTTAAGCGAAAAAAAACTAAACGGAGCTTTTCAGCTGAATTTAAAATTGATGTGATAAACTACTATCAAACTCATGATGAAACTTTAGCTGAAGTATCCGCCAGATTTGATGTTAACAAGTGTCAGATTAGTTCCTGGAGAACGGCATTCAATAAACATGGCATAGAAGCCTTGAAGTCTCATCCGAAAGGCAGAAAATCCAAAGTGAAAAATGATAAAAAGAAATTACGTCATTTAATAAACAAGAATGAATTAGATCAACTTCGCGAGGAACTCGCAAAGAAGAATCAAGAATTATATGACACAAAGTTGGAGAATGATATTTTAAAAAAATCAATGACCCTGTTCGGAACTTCAAAGGACGCAAAAAAACACAAATAGTTGATCAGATCAGGGTAGAACAAGAGTCTCTTCCAAAAGCAGAACGGTATAAGATAGGCGATATTCTTAAGGCCATTGGACTTAAAAAGGCCACTTACCATGATGAGCGTAAACATATCAAAAATCATGTAGATAAGTACAAAGATATAAAAACTGAAATATTAAAAATTACTGAAAGTGGAAAATGTCGTGGACGCCTAACCTACGGTTATCGTCGCGTACAAGAAGGATTAATTAAACTAGATATTCACATAGCAGATGCCGTAGCTCGTCGCTTGATGAATGAGTTAAATGTTCAAGTAAATCTTTATAATCGTCATAAAAATGGAAAGTATTCCTCATATAAAGGAACTGTTGGAAAGGTCGCACACAACATTTTACATCAACAGTTTAATGAAACTGAGCCCTTTAAAGTCCTGCATACAGATGTCACACAAGTTCGTTTAAGGGATAACGAATGGGCTTATGTTTCCGCAATTACCGACGAGGCAAGCAAAGAAGTTCTAGCGTTCCAAGTAAGTAATAGTCCCAATAGTAAATTAATTATGGATACATTAAATGAATTAACGACAGTTATACCTAAAGGAAGCAACCCAGTGATACATTCAGATCAAGGCTGGCATTATCAACTAAATTATTATACTGATAGGCTTTCTGAAGATGGATTTATACAGAGCATGTCTCGCAAAGGAAATTGTCTCGACAATGCGCCAATCGAAAGTTTCTTTCATCTATTCAAAACAGAATGTCTCAATGGATTTCCACCTTGTAAAGATATGAAAGAATTTAGGAAACTTTCTAAGGAGTACGTCGATTGGTTTAACAATCGACGCATCTCAAGAAAAACAAAAGGCATGACTCCCCGCGAATACAGGGAACATGCCTTATCAGCTTAACAATATTCAATTTTGTCTAACTTTTGTGTTGCACTTTAATCTTCCGTTACGGTGGCGAAGAATTTATTATTATTTTTCGAGGAAAAACTGCCGACGAATGCATTCCTATTGTTGCCGATCTAAGAAATACACTATTTAATTCACCACTATTTTTAAATGGACAACAGTTAAATGTCAATGTATCATTTGGAGTTTCCACATTAAAAGAATCTGACAAGAACTTCAGTGACCTCTTCAATCGCGTTGATAGCTATCTGTATAAATCAAAAAATGCGGGTAGAAATAAAATGACTGTTGAAAATGAAACTTTAAATTTTGACGATTTTAAAAACTCAATATAAAGAGCAATGGGACCAATAACTTTTTTTGAGTTATTGGTCCCATTATTTTTAAACAAAAAAATAGTGAGAAATTAATCTCACCACCGGGAAGGAATCAGTTGTTTTTAAATCTGGTAGTCCCTATATGTCATAGTAAACCATGTAAACTCAGACCGCAATAGTATAAATCAATAATCTTAACTCTTTTTTATAAAACTAGAAAGAATAATGATGCTTCAGTGAAGGAACAACGATTTTATCAGAAATACCAATAATTATTCCCTGACAAAACATTGCCAAAATCGTCCCAATACCGACTGACAAAATTCTACCAGATACTAAGAAACAAATAATCATAATTATAACTGGTGGAGTATAACTGACCAACTGCCCCCAACCAGCCGAGCCGTGAAGATATTTGAATCTTAACAGATAAGCCATTTCATCGTTAGGGTGTTGAATCAAGTTGCAACGCTGATAAATTGAAGTTCCAATCGAAACTAAGATCAAGCCCGCAACATCGATCACTAATCGTACATAAATTGGCTTCATTTCAAAATGAAGCGGGTTCAAAACATCACTAAAGAAACCCACTAAATAACTAAATGGCAATGAAAATAGTAAATTGGAAATAAATATATGACTATCAAATTTTCCAATCAAAAGTTGATTAACAATTGTAACAATCACCGCATAAATAAATAACGTTGTTCCATAACTAGAATGTAGCAACTCTGAAATATTGACCGCTGAGGCTGTCCACACGGCACTTCCCATATTACTGTCAATCATCAATGCATTTGCGAATGCATCCAAAATGATAGCAAAAATCAAATAGCCTAGACGTTTTTTAAACTTATTATCTTCCAAAATAAAATTCCCCTTAAAGCCTACGACCTTATCAAATAATAAAAGCCATCTAATTCAAAATTCAAATTAGGTGGCTTTTATTATTAAGAAGATTTATCGCATCGGCCTAATTACTATAAGTTAGTTTAAGTTAGGCTGAAAACGTTGTCAATATAACTTATTTATTTTCTAGGATGATTCATTTCGTCCATACTTAACAAATGATACTTGTGTTCATGATCTGGATCATAGGCTTCAATTTGAGCCATCATACCAGTATCTTCATGTTCCAAAATATGACAATGATACATGTAAACACCGAATTTCGTGAATTGAACAGCAATTCTGACTGTTTCACCGGCGTTTACACCAACAGTATCCTTCCAACCATGTTCATTAGGATATGGTGCTTTACCGTTACGGCTGATAACTAAGAATTGACAACCATGCATATGGAAGGGATGAATCATACCGCCATCCATCTCATTAGTATTGACGACATCCCATAAAACGGTATCACCAATCTTTTGACGACGATCAATTCTTTGCATATCAAAGAGTTTACCATCCAATCTTACCTGATCATCCATACCTGACATTACAGTCCGTGTGACAGGCAATCCTGGGGTAACTTCTGGAGCATCGATTGTTGTAAGATGTTCTGGCAATTTTGTATCGTCAGGAGCATACTTTCCAATCTTGAATTTCATAATTGGCATGTCATCACTCATCAAAGCAACAACATCCCCTGGCTTCTTGTCGCCAAAGTCAACGATGACTTCAGCACGTTCAGCACAAGTTAGCATCAATTTAGTAAATCTAACTGGTTCTGGCAAAGTACCACCATCAGAAGCTATTTGAGTAAATTCATGATTGTCATCGAAATGCAAACGCCATTCACGGCGATCAGAGCCATTCAACATTCTTAAACGAACTCTTTGGGTTGTAACATTAAAGACACCATTGATCGTGCCATTGACTAAAGCATACTTTCCCAATGTACCATCAACATCATAATCTTTCTTATAATCTAATTGATTATCATGGTAACTTCTATCTTGTAAAATAATTGGAATATCATCAACTCCATAATTACGTGGAAACGGTAATTTAGCTTCCTCATCATCAGTTACAACAACAGCTGCAGCTAAACCATTCCAAACTTGACGAGCTGTATTTGGACATGGATGTGGATGAATCCAATCAGTTTGAGCTGGTTGATCCAATGTGAAATCAATATCACGACTGCCACCTGGATAAACTGGTGCATGCGGACCTCCATCAACAATTGGTCCTGTGACATTCAAACCATGCCAATGAAAGGTAGTAACCTCTGGTAATTGATTAACAAGGTGCACATGATAGTGAACCCCTTGTTTTAAAACAATTGTTTGACCAAGCAAGGAAGCATTGTAGCCCCAAGTCTTAGTCTTAACACCAGGCAAAATTTGTGTTTCACCTGCTTGTGCCGTAATTGTGTAATAAACATCGTTGCCATCAACTTTATTTGGTTGTAAAGCTGCAGGAATATTCAATGGTTGATCTGGCATATCAACCTTTTCTAGTGGAACATATCCACCATCATGTAAATCAAATACTGGTTCATCATAGAAATAATCATTGTAAACTTTTGTTTCTGACATTCATAATCGC
This sequence is a window from Companilactobacillus alimentarius DSM 20249. Protein-coding genes within it:
- a CDS encoding multicopper oxidase family protein, which produces MSETKVYNDYFYDEPVFDLHDGGYVPLEKVDMPDQPLNIPAALQPNKVDGNDVYYTITAQAGETQILPGVKTKTWGYNASLLGQTIVLKQGVHYHVHLVNQLPEVTTFHWHGLNVTGPIVDGGPHAPVYPGGSRDIDFTLDQPAQTDWIHPHPCPNTARQVWNGLAAAVVVTDDEEAKLPFPRNYGVDDIPIILQDRSYHDNQLDYKKDYDVDGTLGKYALVNGTINGVFNVTTQRVRLRMLNGSDRREWRLHFDDNHEFTQIASDGGTLPEPVRFTKLMLTCAERAEVIVDFGDKKPGDVVALMSDDMPIMKFKIGKYAPDDTKLPEHLTTIDAPEVTPGLPVTRTVMSGMDDQVRLDGKLFDMQRIDRRQKIGDTVLWDVVNTNEMDGGMIHPFHMHGCQFLVISRNGKAPYPNEHGWKDTVGVNAGETVRIAVQFTKFGVYMYHCHILEHEDTGMMAQIEAYDPDHEHKYHLLSMDEMNHPRK
- a CDS encoding EAL domain-containing protein, translating into MYRYFIQPQLDKVNNSLIGYELLMKEKKPEGWRPPLNFSDVPSHLMAKVLIATTKILSLKIGSVSVNINRNQLMDEEVRAAIIEAQQILRPLRLVVELTEDTPNQNWSNEEYISLIKDFIDHGMDFSLDDCGTGTNQMDQIKDMIPLASEIKFAIQNFGEKLRDPDIESKVIFWRDICRKENIRFILEGIEDEKDDKLADNLGIDLRQGYFYGKPRLLKLKADDDKF
- a CDS encoding YczE/YyaS/YitT family protein; this encodes MEDNKFKKRLGYLIFAIILDAFANALMIDSNMGSAVWTASAVNISELLHSSYGTTLFIYAVIVTIVNQLLIGKFDSHIFISNLLFSLPFSYLVGFFSDVLNPLHFEMKPIYVRLVIDVAGLILVSIGTSIYQRCNLIQHPNDEMAYLLRFKYLHGSAGWGQLVSYTPPVIIMIICFLVSGRILSVGIGTILAMFCQGIIIGISDKIVVPSLKHHYSF
- a CDS encoding IS3 family transposase, giving the protein MRVEQESLPKAERYKIGDILKAIGLKKATYHDERKHIKNHVDKYKDIKTEILKITESGKCRGRLTYGYRRVQEGLIKLDIHIADAVARRLMNELNVQVNLYNRHKNGKYSSYKGTVGKVAHNILHQQFNETEPFKVLHTDVTQVRLRDNEWAYVSAITDEASKEVLAFQVSNSPNSKLIMDTLNELTTVIPKGSNPVIHSDQGWHYQLNYYTDRLSEDGFIQSMSRKGNCLDNAPIESFFHLFKTECLNGFPPCKDMKEFRKLSKEYVDWFNNRRISRKTKGMTPREYREHALSA
- a CDS encoding helix-turn-helix domain-containing protein produces the protein MVKYSSKLKAEVVGEYLQGRTSMQSLSEKHNLPKRQVSFWIQKYRLSGVDSLKRKKTKRSFSAEFKIDVINYYQTHDETLAEVSARFDVNKCQISSWRTAFNKHGIEALKSHPKGRKSKVKNDKKKLRHLINKNELDQLREELAKKNQELYDTKLENDILKKSMTLFGTSKDAKKHK
- a CDS encoding GGDEF domain-containing protein, encoding MCCTLIFRYGGEEFIIIFRGKTADECIPIVADLRNTLFNSPLFLNGQQLNVNVSFGVSTLKESDKNFSDLFNRVDSYLYKSKNAGRNKMTVENETLNFDDFKNSI
- a CDS encoding GNAT family N-acetyltransferase; translated protein: MNKIKYSNDTNSDIYKDSIKIREIVFVEEQNVPKSIEIDDDKVNCTYFTLYSDEKPVATARFQVTSDNGIHIQRVAVLKDYRQKHLGSFLLKYIFKYAQEHNFNYVILGAQDHAQAFYKKLGFKVIGQQYREAGIFHHDMRLNLL